A genome region from Populus alba chromosome 5, ASM523922v2, whole genome shotgun sequence includes the following:
- the LOC118047684 gene encoding calmodulin-binding protein 60 B, with amino-acid sequence MMSSKRDFQFVDGGDGIAMGAPAAQESKRFKNAVRNVMGRLSVSDLVSEIQPFLQAVIRDEVERTVQRVLQSSSRSLLNQPQTSVKRGLMLQFVNKLPSIIFTGSKIEAEDDKTVTIVLMDAKTNTIVTSGPLASLKIEIVPLDADFGSDDQEDWTEAEFAARVIREREGRRPLVTGNLTITLRDGVGQLGDMVFTDNSSWQRSRKFRLGARPVQKVSDETRIREGRSEAFVVKDHRGESYQKHHPPHFRDEIWRLERIAKDGAFHKRLANDGVKSVQDFLRLYMIDPTKLRNVLGCVISNRTWDTIIRHATTCVVDDSKFYSYFDAGQSIGLLFDSIYQVIGAMFDGHKYEPLHNLTPPQNVLVENIKRQAYENVDSFIQMDATALFGPSRSFTTLQAEPFNDPNLALQQLEFPVARQDQQEVRMDFYNSPSSTSYGYAESGSPLEASVSQTSHQVEAIPQMFRNSFKLTDFFPLPSNGENSWSPDGWPVLTSTQPSAGDMTDVQTSTWSPGNSTWGPGNAFIFTAGNEGDVGIFSSHPNFGVHVSQIRAPKARWCKLRAALKVGSLMRDVAAKRMLQSLCM; translated from the exons ATGATGTCGTCAAAGAGGGATTTTCAGTTTGTTGATGGGGGAGATGGGATTGCGATGGGAGCCCCTGCAGCTCAAGAATCAAAGAGATTTAAGAA TGCTGTTAGGAATGTGATGGGAAGGCTTTCTGTGAGCGATTTGGTGTCTGAAATACAACCATTTCTTCAAGCTGTG ATCCGAGATGAGGTGGAACGAACAGTTCAAAGAGTTCTTCAATCCTCCTCAAG GTCGTTGCTTAATCAGCCTCAGACATCTGTAAAAAGAGGCTTGATGTTGCAATTTGTTAACAAATTGCCCTCCATCATCTTCACTGGTAGCAAGATAGAAGCCGAGGATGACAAAACAGTCACGATTGTGTTGATGGATGCCAAGACCAACACAATTGTCACATCTGGTCCTCTAGCTTCCCTGAAGATTGAAATAGTTCCCCTTGATGCTGATTTTGGCTCTGATGATCAAGAAGATTGGACCGAGGCTGAATTCGCAGCGAGGGTGATTCGTGAAAGAGAAGGTCGGAGGCCTTTGGTGACCGGAAACCTCACTATTACATTGAGAGATGGTGTTGGCCAACTAGGTGATATGGTGTTCACCGATAACTCTAGTTGGCAGAGAAGCAGAAAGTTTAGGTTAGGTGCTAGACCTGTGCAAAAGGTTTCTGATGAAACGAGGATTAGAGAAGGAAGAAGCGAAGCTTTTGTGGTTAAGGATCACCGCGGAGAGT CGTATCAGAAACATCACCCTCCACACTTCCGTGATGAAATATGGCGATTGGAGAGGATAGCAAAAGATGGCGCATTCCATAAGCGGTTGGCAAATGATGGAGTTAAATCCGTCCAGGACTTTCTGCGATTGTATATGATCGATCCAACAAAGCTGCGCAAT GTACTTGGATGTGTTATCTCAAACAGGACATGGGATACCATCATCAGGCATGCTACCACCTGTGTTGTAGATGATAGCAAGTTCTATAGTTACTTTGATGCTGGACAAAGCATCGGCCTGCTCTTCGATTCCATCTACCAAGTTATAGGAGCAATGTTTGATGGCCATAAATACGAACCCCTGCATAATCTCACCCCTCCTCAAAAT GTCTTGGTGGAAAACATTAAGCGGCAAGCTTATGAGAATGTGGACAGCTTCATCCAGATGGATGCTACTGCTCTCTTTGGCCCCTCAAGGTCCTTCACAACCCTGCAGGCTGAGCCATTTAATGATCCAAATCTAGCTCTGCAGCAACTTGAATTCCCAGTCGCACGCCAAG ATCAGCAAGAAGTGCGGATGGATTTCTACAACTCACCTAGTTCAACGTCATATGGATATGCAGAAAGCGGCAGTCCATTAGAAGCGTCTGTATCTCAGACAAGTCATCAAGTGGAAGCAATCCCTCAAATGTTTCGAAACAGCTTCAAGCTTACAGATTTTTTCCCCCTTCCCTCCAACGGGGAAAACAGTTGGTCTCCAGATGGTTGGCCAGTTCTGACAAGCACGCAACCAAGTGCTGGGGACATGACTGATGTCCAAACATCAACCTGGTCTCCTGGCAATTCAACATGGGGGCCAGGCAATGCCTTCATCTTCACTGCAGGTAATGAAGGGGATGTAggcattttttcttctcatccAAATTTCGGTGTACACGTGTCCCAGATTCGAGCACCAAAAGCAAGATGGTGCAAGCTTCGTGCTGCCCTCAAAGTGGGGTCATTAATGCGGGACGTCGCAGCTAAAAGAATGTTGCAAAGTCTCTGTATGTAA
- the LOC118047685 gene encoding uncharacterized protein — protein sequence MDREGGSKGGSCYYTVLGIRRDASFSDIRSAYRKLAMKWHPDKWAQNPGVAGEAKRRFQQIQEAYSVLSDQSKKSMYDAGLYDPLEEEDEEFCDFMQEMISMMNNVKDEGDSFEDLQKMFVEMVGGNGASFDRNDEAASTKRARVTTSKGNAAKRSTSCC from the exons ATGGATCGAGAAGGAGGGTCCAAGGGCGGATCTTGTTACTACACGGTTCTTGGGATTCGTAGGGATGCCTCCTTCTCTGATATACGCTCTGCTTACCGAAAACTTGCCATG AAATGGCATCCTGATAAGTGGGCTCAAAATCCGGGTGTCGCCGGAGAGGCAAAACGGCGGTTTCAGCAAATTCAAGAGGCTTATTCCG TTTTATCTGATCAATCGAAGAAGTCAATGTACGATGCTGGGCTTTACGATCCTCTAGAGGAAGAAGACGAG gaattttgtgattttatgcAAGAGATGATCTCCATGATGAACAATGTGAAAGACGAG GGAGATAGTTTCGAGGATCTGCAGAAGATGTTTGTGGAAATGGTTGGTGGCAACGGTGCGAGCTTTGATCGGAATGATGAAGCAGCGAGTACGAAGAGGGCACGTGTCACCACATCGAAAGGTAATGCGGCGAAGCGCAGCACCTCCTGCTGTTGA